The following proteins come from a genomic window of Pseudomonas sp. WJP1:
- the hydA gene encoding dihydropyrimidinase, whose product MSLLIRGATVITHDESYRADVYCADGVIKAIGEDLEAPAGAEILDGSGQYLMPGGIDPHTHMQLPFMGTVASEDFFSGTAAGLAGGTTSIIDFVIPNPQQSLMEAFHQWRGWAEKSASDYGFHVAITWWSEQVREEMAELVIHHGVNSFKHFMAYKNAIMAADDTLVASFERCLELGAVPTVHAENGELVYHLQRKLMAQGMTGPEAHPLSRPSQVEGEAASRAIRIAETLGTPLYLVHVSTKEALDEITYARAKGQPVYGEVLAGHLLLDDSVYRHPDWQTAAGYVMSPPFRPRGHQEALWHGLQAGNLHTTATDHCCFCAEQKAAGKDDFSKIPNGTAGIEDRMAVLWDEGVNTGRFSMQQFVALTSTNTAKIFNLYPRKGAIRVGADADLVLWDPQGTRTISAKTHHQQVDFNIFEGKTVRGVPSHTISQGRVVWADGDLRAERGAGRYIERPAYPAVFDLLSKRAELNQPTAVKR is encoded by the coding sequence ATGTCTCTGTTGATCCGTGGCGCCACCGTTATTACCCATGATGAAAGTTATCGCGCCGATGTGTATTGCGCAGACGGCGTAATCAAAGCCATTGGCGAAGACCTCGAGGCTCCCGCAGGTGCCGAGATACTTGACGGCAGCGGTCAGTACCTGATGCCCGGCGGCATCGATCCCCACACCCACATGCAACTGCCCTTCATGGGCACCGTGGCCAGCGAAGACTTTTTCAGTGGCACGGCAGCGGGCCTGGCCGGTGGCACCACGTCGATCATCGATTTCGTGATTCCCAATCCGCAACAGTCCCTGATGGAAGCCTTCCATCAGTGGCGTGGCTGGGCCGAAAAGTCGGCGTCCGACTACGGCTTCCACGTCGCCATCACTTGGTGGAGTGAGCAGGTTCGCGAAGAAATGGCCGAGCTGGTGATTCATCACGGGGTCAACAGCTTCAAACATTTCATGGCCTACAAGAACGCGATCATGGCGGCGGATGACACCCTGGTGGCGAGTTTCGAGCGCTGCCTGGAACTGGGCGCAGTGCCGACCGTGCATGCGGAAAACGGTGAGCTGGTGTATCACCTGCAACGCAAACTCATGGCCCAGGGCATGACCGGGCCCGAAGCGCATCCCCTATCGCGCCCCTCGCAGGTGGAAGGCGAAGCCGCGAGTCGCGCCATCCGCATTGCCGAAACCCTCGGCACGCCGCTGTATCTGGTCCACGTCTCGACCAAGGAGGCCCTCGACGAAATCACCTACGCCCGCGCCAAGGGCCAACCGGTCTACGGCGAAGTGCTGGCCGGGCATCTGCTGCTGGACGACAGCGTCTACCGGCACCCGGACTGGCAGACCGCCGCCGGTTACGTGATGAGCCCACCGTTCCGTCCTCGCGGTCACCAGGAGGCGCTCTGGCATGGCTTGCAGGCGGGCAACCTGCACACTACCGCCACCGACCACTGCTGCTTCTGCGCCGAGCAAAAAGCCGCCGGCAAAGACGACTTCAGCAAGATCCCCAACGGCACCGCCGGCATCGAAGACCGCATGGCCGTGTTGTGGGATGAAGGCGTGAACACCGGGCGTTTTTCGATGCAGCAATTCGTCGCGCTGACCTCCACCAACACCGCGAAAATCTTCAACCTCTACCCACGCAAAGGCGCGATCCGCGTCGGCGCCGATGCCGACCTGGTGCTGTGGGACCCACAAGGTACGCGGACGATTTCCGCCAAGACCCATCACCAGCAGGTCGACTTCAACATCTTCGAAGGCAAGACCGTGCGCGGTGTACCGAGCCATACCATCAGCCAGGGGCGCGTGGTCTGGGCCGATGGCGACTTGCGCGCTGAACGTGGTGCCGGGCGCTACATCGAACGGCCGGCATATCCGGCGGTGTTTGATTTGCTGAGCAAACGGGCTGAGTTGAATCAGCCCACTGCTGTTAAACGCTGA